The following coding sequences lie in one Musa acuminata AAA Group cultivar baxijiao chromosome BXJ1-8, Cavendish_Baxijiao_AAA, whole genome shotgun sequence genomic window:
- the LOC135587218 gene encoding sialyltransferase-like protein 1, with the protein MTKRSLPLPFILFLPIAVFSFFRFRAAFLGYPSAGPLPGDAPSVAPPPFPNVTLLSLAAEEVGEAELRKDVENLLHGSFVSVSDGGGGRRFRSYSSWRQDNHLEGRTRMRLPAQFHAPKYYHFFPEFRRSLRDWFRSRRFQPEVMLELARLVKIPIDHHYGRPGSQQLFGSCAVVGNSGILMNNEHGELIDGHDLVIRLNNARIQGYHRNVGSKTGLSFINSNILHACARRESCFCHPYGESIPMVMYICQALHFLDYAVCNSSHKAPILITDVRFDMLCARIVKYYSLKRFTEETGKPPDEWKNVHDEKLFHYSSGMQAVMLAVGICDKLSIFGFGKSSEAKHHYHTNQKKELDLHDYEAEYALYHDLVEWPQVIPFLKDSGFEVPPVVFYH; encoded by the coding sequence ATGACGAAGCGCTCTCTCCCATTGCCCTTCATCTTATTTCTTCCCATCGCTGTGTTCTCCTTCTTCAGATTCCGGGCGGCGTTTCTCGGTTATCCCAGCGCCGGGCCGCTGCCGGGGGACGCCCCCTCGGTGGCGCCACCTCCCTTCCCCAATGTGACGCTGCTTAGTTTGGCGGCGGAGGAGGTCGGGGAGGCGGAGCTGAGGAAGGACGTCGAGAACCTCCTCCATGGGAGCTTTGTTTCGGTTTCTGACGGTGGCGGTGGGAGGAGGTTCCGGTCCTACTCATCCTGGCGGCAGGACAACCACCTCGAGGGTCGGACGCGCATGAGGCTCCCGGCCCAGTTCCACGCCCCCAAGTACTATCATTTCTTCCCCGAGTTCCGCCGCTCGCTGCGTGACTGGTTCCGGAGCCGCCGCTTCCAGCCGGAGGTCATGTTAGAGCTCGCTCGGCTCGTCAAGATTCCCATCGATCACCACTATGGCCGTCCCGGCTCCCAGCAGCTGTTTGGCTCCTGCGCCGTGGTCGGCAATAGCGGCATCCTAATGAACAACGAGCATGGCGAGCTGATCGACGGTCATGACCTCGTTATCCGGCTCAACAATGCCCGCATCCAGGGATACCACCGCAATGTCGGCTCAAAGACCGGCCTTTCCTTCATCAACAGCAATATACTTCATGCCTGCGCTCGAAGAGAGAGCTGCTTCTGCCACCCCTATGGCGAAAGCATCCCCATGGTCATGTACATTTGCCAAGCTCTTCATTTTCTAGACTACGCCGTCTGCAATTCCTCGCACAAGGCGCCGATCCTCATCACCGACGTCCGGTTTGACATGCTCTGTGCCAGGATTGTCAAGTACTATTCGCTGAAGCGGTTCACCGAGGAGACAGGGAAGCCCCCGGACGAGTGGAAGAATGTCCATGATGAGAAGTTGTTCCACTACTCGTCTGGGATGCAGGCCGTGATGCTTGCAGTGGGAATCTGTGACAAACTTAGCATCTTTGGGTTCGGGAAGTCGTCGGAGGCAAAACACCATTACCATACCAACCAGAAGAAGGAGCTGGATTTGCATGACTATGAGGCAGAATATGCCTTGTATCATGACCTGGTTGAGTGGCCACAGGTAATACCTTTCCTCAAGGACTCCGGCTTTGAAGTTCCTCCAGTAGTGTTTTATCATTAA
- the LOC135587219 gene encoding protein ABSCISIC ACID-INSENSITIVE 5-like, translated as MASLSESRNMTLEDAEVTSEHRGPEPSRRQLIPLEDRDTVAARELDLGFPLMRQNTIYSLTLDEIQNAVCEPGKTFGSMNMDEFLTNIWNVEEIQAAAAANNNNEVPINHLAESTAGRQATEAPPLRRQGSLTLPAPLSRKTVDEVWAEIHRDVALRSQHVERASQEGAGSAARQPTFGEMTLEDFLIKAGVVREGYGGGPPGAPSPHQQPVAPPPAPAAQQYGMAGFGHVVGMAGYVDEQGLGSAVGVGNGGYSVGNGFGGGVGNGYAAAAAVGSPASPVSSEGIGGGQVDNTVAGYVADGPRVGGGGGRKRPTDGAAVDKVVERRQRRMIKNRESAARSRARKQAYTVELEAELNQLKEDNARLREEQGRVMALRKQLLLESMSEQARINAQKAARKLRRCNSSTW; from the exons ATGGCGTCCCTGTCGGAGAGCAGGAACATGACGTTGGAGGATGCGGAGGTGACGTCCGAGCACCGGGGACCGGAGCCGAGCCGTCGCCAGCTCATCCCGCTGGAGGACAGGGACACGGTGGCGGCTAGGGAGCTGGACCTCGGGTTCCCCCTGATGAGGCAGAACACCATCTACTCCCTCACCCTCGACGAGATCCAGAACGCAGTGTGCGAGCCCGGAAAGACGTTCGGCTCCATGAACATGGATGAGTTCCTCACCAACATCTGGAACGTCGAGGAGATCCAGGCCGCCGCAGCTGCAAACAACAACAACGAAGTGCCGATCAACCACCTCGCTGAGAGCACTGCAGGACGGCAAGCGACGGAGGCTCCGCCACTCCGTCGGCAGGGGTCGCTCACGCTCCCGGCGCCGCTGTCTAGAAAGACGGTGGATGAGGTGTGGGCGGAGATCCACCGGGACGTGGCGCTTCGGTCGCAACACGTGGAGCGGGCTAGCCAGGAGGGCGCCGGGAGCGCCGCTCGCCAGCCGACCTTCGGGGAGATGACTCTCGAGGACTTCCTCATAAAGGCTGGCGTGGTCCGGGAGGGGTACGGCGGCGGACCGCCGGGGGCGCCGTCGCCCCACCAGCAGCCGGTGGCGCCGCCTCCCGCGCCGGCGGCGCAGCAGTACGGGATGGCCGGGTTCGGCCACGTCGTGGGCATGGCGGGGTATGTCGACGAGCAGGGGCTGGGGTCAGCAGTGGGCGTGGGCAACGGGGGCTACTCGGTGGGTAATGGGTTTGGTGGAGGGGTGGGGAATGGCTACGCCGCTGCGGCGGCGGTGGGGTCCCCGGCGAGTCCGGTATCCTCGGAGGGGATCGGGGGAGGGCAGGTGGACAACACGGTGGCAGGGTACGTGGCAGACGGGCCGAGGGTTGGCGGCGGCGGAGGGAGGAAACGTCCAACGGACGGGGCAGCGGTGGACAAGGTGGTGGAACGGCGGCAGAGGAGGATGATCAAGAACCGGGAGTCGGCTGCCCGGTCTCGCGCCAGGAAGCAG GCATACACGGTGGAGCTGGAGGCGGAGCTGAACCAGCTGAAAGAAGATAATGCCCGGCTGCGAGAAGAACAG GGAAGAGTGATGGCGTTGAGGAAACAACTG CTGCTGGAGTCCATGAGTGAGCAGGCGCGGATAAACGCGCAGAAGGCCGCGAGGAAGCTGCGCCGCTGCAACAGCAGCACATGGTGA
- the LOC103993568 gene encoding DNA polymerase II subunit B4, whose product MAEGGAGKIGEAPATVEATMTIKKAPRAEVEELPKAIVRRVVKDKLSQLASGGEEEDVSVQKDALLAFSESTRIFIHYVSATANDICKESKRQTINADDVLKALEEIDFPEFVEPLKVALEDFRTKNAVKKSGSKGRQTKKRKVDELSTQNGEDGGDGSDE is encoded by the exons ATGGCGGAAGGAGGAGCCGGGAAGATTGGGGAGGCCCCGGCGACCGTGGAGGCGACGATGACTATAAAGAAGGCACCGAGGGCAGAGGTGGAGGAGCTTCCGAAGGCGATTGTGCGCCGCGTGGTGAAGGATAAACTCTCCCAGTTGGCTTccggaggagaggaagaggatgTGTCGGTACAAAAGGATGCGCTGCTTGCCTTCTCGGAGAGCACTCGCATCTTCATCCACTATGTCTCTGCCAC GGCAAACGATATCTGCAAGGAATCAAAGAGACAGACAATTAATGCTGATGATGTTCTCAAGGCACTCGAGGAAATTGACTTTCCTGAATTCGTTGAGCCTCTAAAAGTTGCTTTGGAGG ATTTCAGAACAAAGAATGCAGTAAAGAAGTCTGGATCAAAGGGAAGACAAACTAAGAAGCGGAAAGTAGATGAGTTGTCCACCCAGAATGGGGAGGATGGAGGAGATGGTTCAGACGAGTAA
- the LOC103993571 gene encoding CEN-like protein 2 → MARLSSDPLTVGRVIGEVIDSFNPSVKMMVTYNSNKLVCNGHELFPSAVVSKPRVEVQGGEMRSFFTLVMTDPDAPGPSDPYLREHVHWVVTDIPGTTDASFGKEVVSYESPRPSIGIHRFVFVLFKQKRRQSVAAAPPSRDRFSTRGFAQENDLDLPVAAVYFNAQRETAARRR, encoded by the exons ATGGCGAGGCTGTCGTCGGACCCACTGACGGTAGGGAGGGTGATCGGAGAAGTCATCGACTCGTTCAACCCCAGCGTGAAGATGATGGTGACCTACAACTCCAACAAGCTCGTCTGCAATGGCCATGAGTTATTCCCCTCCGCCGTCGTCTCCAAGCCCAGAGTGGAGGTCCAAGGCGGCGAGATGAGGTCTTTCTTCACGCTG GTGATGACAGACCCAGACGCGCCCGGCCCCAGCGATCCTTACCTACGGGAGCATGTTCACTG GGTGGTGACTGATATCCCCGGCACGACTGATGCGTCTTTCG GGAAGGAGGTGGTGAGCTACGAGAGCCCGCGGCCCAGCATCGGCATCCATCGTTTCGTCTTCGTCCTGTTCAAGCAGAAGCGGCGGCAGTCGGTGGCCGCGGCGCCGCCATCGAGGGACCGCTTCAGCACCCGCGGCTTCGCGCAGGAGAACGACCTCGACCTCCCCGTCGCTGCCGTCTACTTCAACGCCCAGAGGGAGACCGCCGCACGCAGGCGCTGA